The following coding sequences lie in one Apium graveolens cultivar Ventura chromosome 3, ASM990537v1, whole genome shotgun sequence genomic window:
- the LOC141714705 gene encoding serine decarboxylase 1-like, producing MVGSVESAMSLKWNGYMKECVCMWQTLSYSRTIISAITREVFADGILYASEDSHYSVFRAARMYRMESVKVKTLLSGQIDCADFKSRLLMNKGRPAIVNVNIGTTVKGAVDDLDLAIQTLEECGLSDDKFYIHRDGALFGLMIPFVDSATKVSFKKPIGSVSVSVHKFGGCPMPCEIQITRMKHINALANNVDYIATRDATIMGSRNGHYPIFLWCLRNAHYLKDRLKEAEISAMLNEVSTTVVFERPRDEEFVRRWQLVCLRNMCHIVVMPNVTIDRLDGFVKELTEKRSTWYQDQKVEPPCLAVDIGKGNCTCALCN from the exons ATGGTAGGAAGCGTTGAATCTGCAATGTCACTGAAATGGAATGGTTATATGAAGGAG TGTGTTTGCATGTGGCAAACATTAAGTTATTCTCGTACAATTATATCTGCTATCAC AAGAGAAGTGTTTGCTGATGGAATTTTGTATGCATCGGAAGACTCGCATTACTCGGTCTTTAGAGCAGCACGCATGTATAGGATGGAAAGCGTCAAGGTTAAAACTCTACTAAGTGGCCAGATTGATTGTGCAGATTTCAAGTCTCGACTACTTATGAACAAAGGCAGACCAGCTATCGTCAATGTTAATATAG GAACAACTGTCAAAGGAGCTGTTGATGATCTTGATCTTGCCATACAGACCCTTGAAGAATGTGGGTTATCTGATGACAAATTTTATATTCACCGCGATGGAGCATTATTTGGGCTCATGATCCCCTTTGTTGATTCT GCCACCAAGGTTAGTTTCAAGAAGCCCATTGGAAGTGTCAGTGTGTCTGTCCACAAGTTTGGTGGATGTCCTATGCCTTGTGAAATCCAGATCACGAGGATGAAGCACATAAATGCACTCGCGAACAATGTTGATTACATAGCCACAAGGGATGCAACAATCATGGGAAGCCGGAATGGTCACTATCCTATTTTCCTGTG GTGCCTTAGAAATGCTCATTACTTGAAAGACCGTCTTAAAGAAGCCGAAATCAGTGCAATGCTTAATGAGGTGAGTACAACAGTTGTGTTTGAAAGACCCCGGGATGAGGAGTTTGTTCGTAGGTGGCAGCTTGTATGTTTGAGAAATATGTGTCATATTGTTGTGATGCCTAATGTCACGATTGATAGGCTGGATGGTTTCGTGAAGGAACTAACTGAAAAGCGCTCGACCTGGTATCAAGATCAAAAAGTTGAGCCCCCTTGTCTTGCAGTTGATATAGGGAAAGGGAACTGTACATGTGCTCTTTGCAACTAA
- the LOC141712918 gene encoding transcription factor VIP1-like, with the protein MSLKPTTDIDQMSETPTRRTHHRRAQSETFFRFNDDDDILLDDVVADFDLSTLDDILPVPDDVQLKQKQSSGPSISNTNTSHFRSLSVDADFFDGLSLGGGDDDEKGAQGSVRTHRHSNSMDGGSFSSFENNANKGLAPHKLAELSLIDPKRAKRILANRQSAARSKERKTRYTNELERKVHTLRNEATTLSAQVTLLQRDTTGLTIENKELKLRLQALEQQAHLRDALNERLREEVQRLKIETGQAPAANGNSFNRGLQPQFSHPQAYHFGNYQPQQFQQQQLLMPRSASHSTQTQSGQPQPSFTDFN; encoded by the exons ATGAGCTTAAAGCCTACAACAGACATAGACCAGATGTCCGAAACTCCCACTCGCCGGACCCACCACCGTCGAGCCCAATCAGAAACCTTCTTCCGTTTCAACGACGATGACGACATCCTCTTAGACGACGTCGTTGCGGACTTCGACCTATCCACTCTTGACGACATCCTCCCTGTCCCCGATGATGTCCAACTCAAACAGAAACAGTCCAGTGGGCCCTCCATCTCTAATACCAATACTTCCCATTTTAGGAGCTTGTCTGTAGATGCTGATTTTTTTGATGGGTTATCATTAGGCGGCGGTGATGATGATGAGAAAGGGGCTCAGGGGTCGGTTAGGACTCATAGGCATAGTAATTCCATGGATGGAGGGTCTTTTTCGAGTTTTGAAAATAATGCTAATAAGGGTCTTGCTCCTCACAAATTGGCTGAGCTTTCTTTGATTGATCCTAAAAGAGCTAAAAG GATTCTTGCTAATAGACAGTCTGCAGCTCGATCAAAGGAGCGCAAAACTCGCTATACAAATGAACTGGAGAGGAAAGTGCACACTCTTCGAAATGAAGCAACCACTCTCTCTGCACAGGTTACATTGTTGCAG CGAGATACCACTGGGCTGACTATCGAGAATAAGGAACTTAAGCTGCGGCTGCAAGCTTTAGAACAGCAGGCACATCTTAGAGATG CTCTAAATGAAAGACTGAGGGAGGAAGTGCAGCGCCTTAAAATAGAAACAGGACAAGCACCGGCTGCCAACGGGAACAGCTTCAACAGAGGTTTACAGCCTCAGTTCTCTCACCCGCAGGCGTATCACTTTGGTAATTACCAACCACAGCAATTCCAACAGCAGCAGCTTCTCATGCCTCGCTCAGCAAGTCACAGTACTCAAACTCAAAGTGGACAGCCACAACCTAGCTTCACGGACTTTAATTAG